The following coding sequences are from one Paenibacillus sp. FSL R5-0912 window:
- a CDS encoding oxidoreductase, translated as MTRIAVVLGATGLVGRALTEDLLNGDWDEVRVLVRRPLQLEHKRLKQIETDWEQLEQYKEQFAGVYAVFCCLGTTIKQAGSQEQFEKVDLDYPLAAAALAKAYGVKQFLAVSSIGANAKSRNFYSRTKGRAEDGLIAAGFHGLHLFRPSLLLGEREEFRLGERVASVIMRGLDFAMVGQAAKYRAIPAAKVARAMRNIALADTGGVHIYTNDVIHVIGKH; from the coding sequence GTGACAAGAATTGCGGTAGTATTGGGAGCCACGGGTCTGGTAGGCAGGGCACTGACGGAGGATTTGCTGAACGGGGATTGGGACGAGGTCCGCGTACTGGTGCGCCGGCCGCTGCAATTGGAGCATAAGAGGCTCAAGCAGATTGAGACCGATTGGGAACAGCTGGAGCAATATAAGGAGCAGTTCGCCGGAGTATACGCGGTGTTCTGCTGCCTGGGAACTACGATTAAGCAGGCAGGTTCACAGGAGCAATTCGAGAAGGTGGATCTGGACTATCCGCTTGCTGCTGCGGCTCTGGCCAAGGCCTATGGTGTGAAGCAGTTCCTGGCAGTGTCCTCAATAGGAGCGAACGCGAAATCGCGCAACTTCTACAGCCGGACCAAGGGGCGGGCAGAGGACGGGCTGATTGCTGCCGGATTCCACGGCTTACATCTGTTCCGGCCTTCGCTGCTGCTGGGAGAACGCGAGGAATTCAGGCTGGGAGAACGTGTCGCTTCCGTAATCATGAGGGGGTTGGATTTCGCTATGGTCGGCCAAGCTGCGAAGTACCGGGCAATCCCCGCTGCCAAGGTGGCGCGGGCGATGAGGAATATTGCCCTTGCCGATACAGGCGGCGTGCATATTTATACCAATGATGTGATTCATGTGATCGGCAAGCATTAG
- a CDS encoding CsbD family protein, producing MDNNVLKGKWLQIKGEAKKQWGQLTDDDLDVIDGEKDKLVGKLQERYGHSKDDAEAEYRNWEQSIRR from the coding sequence ATGGACAATAATGTGCTGAAAGGTAAATGGTTGCAGATCAAAGGTGAAGCCAAGAAGCAGTGGGGCCAACTGACGGATGATGACCTCGATGTAATAGACGGCGAAAAAGATAAACTGGTAGGTAAGCTGCAGGAGCGTTACGGCCATTCCAAGGATGATGCAGAGGCGGAATACCGCAACTGGGAGCAGTCGATCCGCAGATAA
- a CDS encoding TspO/MBR family protein, translating to MRRSNPYKWWNLLLYLGMIAVNTLSVALPLGGNSTGEISDRYHTYITPAGYAFSIWSLIYLLLAGFIIYQFRSDTGGRDSVQHIGIWFVLSCIFNMGWLFLWHYLYIELSLVAMVLMLVSLIVIYRRTRSIPDPTSGEKWLVRLPFSIYLGWISVATIVNVSIVLEKNNWDGFGLSDSLWAVIMLCVGAVLAVIVSFPHRDSIYPLVFVWAFIAIAIEQKDTDNIFFTGLIAAGLLLLYSIWLLLTPPRTRSRY from the coding sequence ATGAGAAGAAGCAATCCTTATAAGTGGTGGAATCTGCTGCTGTACCTCGGCATGATTGCCGTCAATACGCTGTCGGTGGCGCTGCCGCTTGGCGGGAACAGTACTGGAGAAATTTCAGACAGATATCATACTTACATTACACCGGCCGGCTACGCATTCTCCATCTGGTCTCTGATCTACCTGCTGCTCGCCGGGTTCATTATTTATCAGTTCCGCAGTGATACCGGAGGCAGAGATTCCGTGCAGCATATAGGCATCTGGTTCGTGCTCAGCTGTATATTTAATATGGGCTGGCTATTTCTCTGGCATTATTTGTACATTGAGCTGTCGCTGGTTGCCATGGTGCTTATGCTGGTTTCACTGATTGTAATCTACCGCCGTACCCGCAGCATCCCGGACCCTACCTCCGGCGAGAAATGGCTGGTTAGACTGCCCTTCAGCATTTATCTCGGCTGGATCTCTGTAGCTACCATCGTTAATGTCAGCATCGTGCTGGAGAAGAACAACTGGGACGGCTTCGGGCTAAGCGATTCACTCTGGGCTGTAATTATGCTCTGTGTAGGTGCAGTGCTGGCTGTTATTGTAAGCTTCCCTCACCGGGACAGCATTTATCCGCTCGTCTTCGTCTGGGCCTTCATTGCCATTGCTATTGAACAGAAGGATACAGATAATATTTTCTTCACCGGGCTGATTGCTGCAGGACTTCTGCTGCTCTACAGCATCTGGCTGCTGCTCACCCCGCCGCGTACCCGCAGCAGATATTGA
- a CDS encoding UbiA-like polyprenyltransferase: MVIINAFKHTALKLKMFSELVMFSHTLFSLPFAIISMVWAAGGWPSGHMMLWGLIALIGARNGANAFNRLVDRTFDGNNPRTAHRHLPQRLLAEKEVILFIIINYALFIVASGMLNLLCLLLSPVAIVLISTYSYTKRFTFLSHLYLGFVIASAPIGAWFAVTGNIAFTPFVIGTVVMLWIAGFDIIYGTQDIDFDRKNGLWSIPSFFGLENALRISKGLHFIMIMLLLFLYLWRDLGWMYLVGIGIATLLLMTEHKIIKPSNRKMMKVASYNLNQVISMVILLCTLIDYFYVN; encoded by the coding sequence ATGGTTATCATTAATGCTTTTAAGCATACGGCACTTAAATTGAAAATGTTCAGCGAGCTGGTTATGTTCTCCCATACGCTATTCTCCCTGCCTTTTGCCATCATCTCGATGGTATGGGCGGCGGGAGGCTGGCCTTCCGGCCATATGATGCTGTGGGGGCTGATCGCTCTAATCGGCGCGCGTAACGGGGCCAATGCGTTCAACCGCCTGGTGGACCGTACCTTTGATGGCAATAATCCGCGTACCGCACACCGGCATCTGCCGCAGCGTCTGCTCGCTGAGAAAGAAGTTATCCTGTTCATCATCATCAACTATGCACTGTTTATTGTCGCTTCCGGGATGCTCAATCTGCTCTGCCTGCTGCTGTCCCCGGTGGCCATTGTGCTGATCTCGACCTATTCGTATACGAAACGCTTTACCTTCCTGAGCCATCTGTATCTGGGCTTCGTTATTGCTTCAGCGCCTATCGGCGCCTGGTTTGCAGTAACGGGCAATATTGCGTTCACTCCATTTGTTATCGGAACAGTGGTCATGCTCTGGATTGCCGGCTTTGACATCATCTACGGGACCCAGGACATCGATTTCGACCGGAAAAATGGCTTATGGTCCATTCCGAGCTTCTTCGGACTGGAGAACGCGCTGCGGATCTCCAAGGGGCTGCATTTCATTATGATTATGCTGCTGCTGTTCCTGTACCTCTGGCGTGATCTTGGCTGGATGTATCTGGTCGGCATCGGGATTGCTACATTGCTGCTGATGACAGAGCACAAGATCATTAAGCCTTCAAACCGTAAGATGATGAAGGTGGCTTCTTATAATTTGAACCAGGTGATCAGTATGGTGATATTGCTATGTACGTTGATTGATTATTTTTACGTTAACTAG
- a CDS encoding RidA family protein, with translation MSKKQVATSKAPGAIGPYSQAITAGNWVYTSGQLGMDPETAALADNVQEQARQSLSNVKAILEEAGASMEHVVKTTVYLKDMNDFAAVNEVYATFFTEPYPARSAVEVARLPKDALVEIEAVARKK, from the coding sequence ATGAGTAAAAAGCAGGTAGCAACGAGCAAAGCCCCGGGGGCCATCGGACCGTACAGCCAGGCAATCACCGCCGGCAACTGGGTGTACACCTCCGGCCAGCTTGGTATGGACCCGGAAACGGCAGCACTGGCGGACAATGTGCAAGAGCAAGCGCGCCAGTCGCTTAGCAATGTGAAGGCCATTCTTGAAGAGGCCGGGGCATCCATGGAGCATGTAGTCAAAACAACGGTATATCTGAAGGATATGAATGATTTCGCAGCTGTTAATGAAGTATACGCCACTTTCTTTACTGAGCCTTATCCGGCCCGCAGCGCAGTCGAAGTGGCGCGTCTGCCGAAGGATGCACTTGTTGAGATCGAAGCGGTAGCACGCAAAAAATAA
- a CDS encoding ATP-binding protein: MEYVKIFFVNTALLITLSYLANLIYKHTVTYASEPVKKVSWVLLAIFAGWVSTIFGYRLDEHVIFDLRFVPLIISTLAYPQPLVLIIIGVGTGLTRLTFGVTEAAVVGVLNLSILGFVCAGLSLWMQRSSASVIQKGLIAVLVVNVVNALNITVFGVIPAQEYITDILPVTFPAGFALSVLFALIIRDFQLDLMRTGQIVRANELLSEQTEELHKNKIVLEERAKQLMLASQFKSEFLANMSHELRTPLNSIINLSQLIEESEDELSVEELSEYGGIIHRSGEDLLSLINDVLDLSKVEAGKLDIINEDFNVSEIPDLLLQQFSVVAKQKQLAFDISLDADMPGVIYTDPQRVQQILRNLLSNAFKFTMTGGVSVNVRVVERQEGLSSRKWVAFEVQDTGIGIPPEKHDLIFEAFEQADSNISRKYGGTGLGLSISNDLARLLGGFITLHSREGQGSLFSLYLPL, from the coding sequence ATGGAATATGTAAAAATATTTTTTGTAAATACCGCTTTGCTGATTACATTGTCTTATCTGGCAAACTTAATATACAAACATACTGTGACCTATGCTTCAGAACCTGTGAAGAAAGTGAGCTGGGTCCTGCTTGCGATCTTCGCCGGTTGGGTAAGTACAATTTTCGGATATAGACTGGACGAGCATGTGATCTTTGACCTGCGGTTTGTGCCGCTTATTATTTCTACGCTGGCATACCCCCAGCCTCTGGTCCTGATCATTATTGGAGTCGGCACCGGGCTTACGCGGTTGACCTTCGGTGTTACCGAAGCAGCTGTGGTAGGCGTGCTGAATTTATCTATCCTGGGCTTCGTCTGCGCCGGCCTGAGCCTCTGGATGCAGCGTTCTTCTGCCTCTGTGATCCAAAAGGGACTAATTGCTGTCCTGGTGGTAAATGTTGTGAATGCGCTGAATATTACGGTATTTGGGGTCATCCCTGCGCAGGAATACATAACGGATATCCTGCCGGTCACGTTCCCGGCGGGCTTTGCTCTCAGTGTGCTGTTTGCGCTGATTATCCGCGACTTCCAGCTGGATCTGATGCGCACCGGACAGATCGTTAGAGCCAATGAGCTTTTGTCAGAGCAGACGGAGGAGCTTCATAAGAATAAAATCGTGCTGGAGGAGAGGGCCAAGCAGCTGATGCTTGCCTCGCAGTTCAAGTCGGAGTTCCTGGCCAATATGTCCCATGAGCTGAGAACACCACTTAACAGTATCATTAACCTGTCCCAGCTAATTGAAGAAAGCGAAGATGAACTGAGTGTAGAAGAGCTGTCAGAATATGGAGGGATTATTCACCGCTCGGGTGAAGATCTTCTCTCACTTATTAATGATGTTCTGGACTTGTCCAAGGTAGAAGCCGGAAAACTGGATATTATTAATGAAGACTTCAATGTCAGTGAGATCCCTGATCTGCTTCTTCAGCAATTCAGTGTGGTAGCCAAACAGAAACAGCTGGCCTTCGATATTTCACTGGATGCAGACATGCCGGGGGTTATCTATACGGATCCCCAGCGGGTGCAGCAAATTCTCCGCAATCTGCTCTCAAATGCCTTCAAGTTCACTATGACAGGCGGTGTATCGGTGAATGTCCGCGTAGTGGAACGGCAAGAGGGGCTCTCCTCGCGGAAATGGGTCGCCTTTGAGGTGCAGGATACCGGGATTGGCATTCCCCCGGAGAAGCATGATCTGATCTTTGAAGCGTTCGAGCAGGCGGATTCAAATATCAGCCGTAAGTATGGCGGCACGGGGCTTGGCTTGTCGATCAGCAATGATCTGGCCAGACTGCTTGGCGGGTTCATTACCCTGCACAGCCGCGAGGGACAGGGAAGCTTATTCTCCCTGTATTTGCCGCTATAA
- a CDS encoding aspartate aminotransferase family protein, with translation MEQSNIIGRNAVAAKRKQYFYPCTAHFYRDAPQLVRGSMQYVYDENGKEYTDFFAGVSVVACGHCNPAITSRTIAQLQQLQHTSTVYLTQPNVDLAERLEGLLPGALRRTFFVNSGSEANEGALLLARMHTGRKGFIALEAGLHGRTNLTMSVTGLQMWRTDAYLDEDVTFIERPYHPEMTLKEAAARSIQSLKRVLTEKGDTIAAMIVEPIQGNGGMIMPALSYFREVKALLEQYGILLIDDEIQTGYGRTGAMFAMEHFGVVPDIISMAKALGNGVPVAAFSTTDEIAASLNKPSASTFGGNPVSAATALAVLDYIQGERLPERAAELGGRLKKGLLRLQERYPALITDVRGTGFMLGAELAGSEAEDAAERTDNVLEEMKDRGYLIGKNGIGRNVLAFQPPLVVTAENIDAMLAALDEVLSLVKQAIH, from the coding sequence ATGGAACAGAGCAACATCATTGGAAGAAATGCGGTAGCCGCCAAAAGAAAGCAATACTTCTACCCGTGCACCGCACATTTTTACCGGGATGCACCGCAACTGGTACGCGGAAGCATGCAGTACGTGTATGATGAGAACGGCAAAGAATATACGGATTTCTTCGCCGGGGTGTCAGTTGTCGCCTGCGGCCACTGCAATCCGGCGATTACCTCCCGCACAATAGCACAGCTGCAGCAGCTGCAGCATACCTCGACCGTCTATCTGACTCAGCCGAATGTAGACTTGGCCGAGCGTCTGGAGGGTCTGCTGCCGGGCGCTCTGCGCCGGACCTTCTTCGTTAACAGCGGCTCGGAAGCGAATGAAGGGGCGCTGCTTCTGGCCCGGATGCATACCGGACGCAAAGGCTTCATTGCCCTGGAAGCCGGCCTGCATGGCCGGACCAATCTTACAATGAGCGTGACCGGCCTGCAAATGTGGCGGACAGACGCTTACCTGGATGAAGATGTGACGTTCATTGAGCGGCCGTATCATCCGGAGATGACGCTGAAAGAGGCCGCTGCGCGGTCGATTCAGAGCCTGAAGCGTGTTCTCACGGAGAAAGGCGATACCATCGCCGCCATGATCGTCGAACCGATTCAGGGAAATGGCGGCATGATTATGCCTGCCCTGTCTTATTTCCGTGAGGTGAAGGCGCTGCTGGAGCAGTATGGTATCTTGCTGATCGACGATGAGATTCAGACCGGCTATGGCCGTACAGGAGCTATGTTTGCCATGGAGCACTTCGGCGTAGTTCCGGACATTATCAGCATGGCTAAGGCACTGGGCAACGGAGTGCCTGTCGCCGCATTTTCGACTACAGATGAGATTGCGGCTTCACTGAACAAGCCTTCGGCCTCGACGTTCGGGGGCAACCCTGTATCTGCGGCCACGGCGCTTGCTGTGCTGGATTATATCCAGGGTGAGCGGCTGCCGGAGCGTGCGGCTGAGCTGGGTGGACGTTTGAAGAAGGGCTTGCTCCGGCTTCAGGAGCGCTATCCTGCGCTGATTACCGATGTGCGGGGAACCGGATTCATGCTGGGTGCCGAGCTTGCCGGCTCTGAAGCTGAAGACGCTGCTGAGCGGACGGACAATGTGCTCGAAGAAATGAAGGACCGCGGCTATCTGATCGGCAAAAACGGCATAGGCCGCAATGTTCTCGCCTTCCAGCCGCCCCTGGTTGTCACTGCAGAGAATATTGATGCTATGCTTGCTGCCTTGGATGAAGTGCTGTCCCTGGTCAAGCAAGCGATTCATTGA
- a CDS encoding polyprenyl synthetase family protein, protein MKLHEALHIDLNEINREIKNLVTRDKDVPKKSLLAQSILELTGSGGKRLRPLMVIVGSRFGRTPAGRRTLQLSAAAEFIHAASLIHDDIIDDAELRRGEPALHTKTGILSAVHIGNYMSARVIELLSKYSGDKNRYVHDLSSVATAQLCLGEYQQMEHAFDYNLTLEQYLEKSRNKTALLMATCLRVGALSTESTEEVSDLLYNFGEALGMSFQIQDDILDFTQSADVLGKPAGSDLRHGQVTLPVLFALQDPELAPVIRRIGPSSSSEEIAHVLELITASDALARTEAVSQDYLSQAAAIVQQLSSFPAHADLEILLQYFAGRDR, encoded by the coding sequence ATGAAGCTGCACGAAGCTTTGCATATTGATCTGAATGAAATTAACCGCGAAATTAAGAATTTGGTGACCCGCGATAAGGATGTTCCCAAAAAGTCGCTGCTGGCGCAGAGTATTCTTGAACTGACCGGCTCTGGCGGCAAACGGCTACGTCCGCTGATGGTCATAGTCGGCAGCCGGTTCGGACGCACTCCGGCCGGACGCAGAACCCTGCAATTATCCGCAGCCGCTGAATTCATCCACGCCGCCTCATTGATTCATGATGATATTATTGACGACGCCGAACTGCGGCGGGGCGAGCCTGCGCTGCATACCAAGACCGGCATCTTATCTGCTGTGCATATCGGCAATTATATGTCCGCCCGCGTCATTGAGCTGCTAAGCAAGTACTCGGGTGATAAGAACCGTTACGTTCACGATCTGTCTTCTGTGGCCACTGCCCAGTTATGTCTGGGGGAATACCAGCAAATGGAGCATGCCTTTGATTACAATCTGACACTGGAGCAATACCTGGAGAAGTCCCGTAACAAAACAGCGCTGCTGATGGCTACCTGCCTGCGGGTAGGTGCACTATCCACAGAAAGCACCGAAGAAGTCTCCGATCTTCTCTATAATTTCGGCGAAGCGCTGGGCATGTCATTCCAGATTCAGGATGATATCCTAGACTTCACGCAATCTGCGGATGTGCTTGGCAAGCCCGCTGGCAGCGACCTGCGCCATGGCCAGGTTACCTTGCCTGTACTCTTCGCCCTGCAGGACCCTGAGCTTGCTCCTGTGATCCGCCGGATTGGCCCCTCTTCTTCTTCCGAAGAGATTGCGCATGTCTTGGAGCTGATCACAGCCAGCGACGCTCTGGCCCGCACAGAAGCTGTCAGCCAGGACTACCTGTCCCAGGCTGCAGCGATCGTGCAGCAGCTCTCCAGCTTCCCGGCGCATGCCGATCTGGAAATCCTGCTGCAGTATTTTGCTGGACGCGACCGGTGA
- a CDS encoding FAD-dependent oxidoreductase: MKKIVILGGGYGGVLTAKKLAKKFKNDKDVEIKLIDRNPYHTLLTELHEVSANRAPEDSIKIDLKKIFAGLKVDVVLDEISNIDFKNKKLKSDKATYAYDYLVIGTGSKPTFFGIPGAEENTFSFWSYDDAVALKRQIRDMYTKAAKEKNAAVRRSMLTFVIIGAGFTGVELVGEMAEQREELCKEFFIDPSEVRLIVADMAPKILPILPEKLIQKAEARLRKMNVEIVTGAKITEVGTGSVALGEKNIVDAQTIVWTAGVEGSEIVGSLDVQQQGRKRIVTNEHLESVDHKNVYVVGDNIFFIPEGEERPVPQMVENAEQAAPIIAGNITADIKGTPKKAYKPGFHGTMVSIGSRYGVANVGLPGKFFMLTGFMAMLSKHFINMFYLSQVVGFNKVWTYMMHEFFHVENRKSFVGGYFSKRSPNFWLVPLRMLLGGMWLYEGIEKIRKIWVDPNKIFLIPAAPYADATSAASVAVDAVKDTVDAQSAASAVSTAKEAVSALPVPGFIYDISNWFMDLMFYNPDGSYTFLAKWFQIGMVCAEIVFGVMLIVGLFTAISALATIGMAVMIWTTKMAATEMLWYVAAAIACIGGSGSVFGLDYYVLPWLKKQWKRIPLVRRWYLFTD; encoded by the coding sequence TTGAAGAAAATAGTCATTTTGGGCGGCGGCTACGGCGGCGTACTCACGGCTAAGAAACTGGCAAAGAAGTTTAAGAACGACAAAGATGTAGAAATCAAACTGATCGACCGAAATCCATACCACACTCTCTTGACTGAGCTGCATGAGGTTTCTGCGAATCGCGCACCTGAGGATTCGATCAAAATCGACTTGAAGAAAATCTTTGCCGGCCTGAAAGTGGATGTTGTTCTCGACGAAATCAGCAACATTGATTTCAAGAACAAGAAGCTGAAGTCCGACAAAGCTACCTATGCTTATGATTACCTGGTAATCGGCACAGGAAGCAAACCAACCTTCTTCGGAATTCCCGGAGCTGAAGAGAATACCTTCTCCTTCTGGTCTTATGACGATGCAGTTGCCCTGAAGCGTCAAATCCGCGACATGTACACCAAAGCTGCGAAGGAAAAGAATGCGGCAGTACGCCGTTCCATGCTGACCTTCGTAATCATCGGTGCCGGCTTCACTGGCGTCGAGCTGGTTGGTGAAATGGCTGAGCAACGTGAAGAACTGTGTAAGGAATTCTTCATTGATCCTTCCGAAGTAAGATTGATTGTAGCTGATATGGCTCCGAAGATTCTGCCTATCCTTCCAGAGAAGCTGATTCAGAAAGCCGAAGCCCGCCTGCGTAAGATGAACGTAGAAATTGTTACCGGCGCCAAAATCACCGAAGTAGGCACAGGTTCTGTAGCCCTCGGTGAGAAAAACATCGTGGATGCTCAGACCATCGTCTGGACTGCCGGTGTTGAAGGCTCCGAAATCGTTGGCAGTCTTGATGTTCAGCAGCAAGGCCGCAAACGTATCGTTACGAATGAACACCTTGAAAGTGTTGACCATAAGAACGTATACGTTGTAGGGGATAACATCTTCTTCATCCCTGAAGGCGAAGAACGTCCAGTTCCACAAATGGTTGAGAATGCTGAACAAGCTGCACCTATTATCGCAGGCAATATTACTGCCGATATCAAGGGCACGCCTAAAAAGGCTTACAAACCAGGATTCCATGGCACCATGGTTTCGATCGGCAGCCGCTACGGTGTAGCGAACGTTGGTCTTCCGGGCAAATTCTTCATGCTGACCGGCTTCATGGCTATGCTGTCCAAACATTTCATCAATATGTTCTACCTGTCCCAGGTTGTAGGTTTCAACAAAGTATGGACTTACATGATGCACGAGTTCTTCCACGTTGAGAACCGCAAGAGCTTTGTCGGCGGATACTTCTCCAAGCGCTCGCCGAACTTCTGGCTCGTTCCGCTCCGTATGCTTTTGGGTGGTATGTGGCTATATGAAGGTATAGAGAAGATCAGAAAAATCTGGGTTGATCCCAATAAGATTTTCCTGATTCCTGCAGCTCCTTATGCAGACGCTACTTCTGCAGCCAGCGTGGCTGTGGATGCCGTTAAAGACACCGTAGATGCCCAATCTGCAGCTTCCGCAGTATCCACTGCCAAAGAAGCAGTATCGGCTTTGCCGGTTCCAGGTTTCATCTACGATATTTCTAACTGGTTCATGGATCTTATGTTCTACAACCCGGACGGTTCTTACACCTTCCTGGCTAAATGGTTCCAAATCGGCATGGTTTGTGCCGAAATCGTCTTCGGTGTTATGCTTATCGTTGGTTTGTTCACAGCTATTTCTGCCCTGGCTACTATAGGTATGGCGGTTATGATCTGGACCACCAAGATGGCAGCTACAGAAATGCTCTGGTACGTTGCGGCAGCTATTGCCTGCATCGGCGGATCCGGCAGCGTGTTCGGCCTGGATTACTATGTTCTTCCTTGGCTCAAGAAGCAGTGGAAGAGAATCCCGCTCGTCCGGCGCTGGTATCTGTTTACCGACTGA
- a CDS encoding MFS transporter yields MNIMRNRPLRNRSKEVRKASIHRKNLQIATFEGIPSTIFQVLLQGQFLTGFLLYLGASSSQIGFVLALTTLVNVAQIGVAFLIQKLPSRKWAMVTFIGLHRLLWGSTGLVPFIFPQEYWVTAFIVMYTIAFIANTAGGVLWSSVISDLVPARVRGRYFGIRNTFLNALGSLVMYGGGIILDRYPGGHGFLILYIVVWIFSISNIVVFFFYPDVPFEKSEEKDFLPMLKKPLHDKLFMKSTLFLSAWLLLQNLTVPLYSYVMLQLLHINYEKLSLLNVSQTIFMMGSFYVWGNLNAKYSNKRLLLWTLPIIALSSLMWGLLSVLPMLPVLFAAHIVFGMGVGGFNQLAFNFIIGDTPKKERPMYMAMYAALTGLAAFFGPLLGGRIYEWIKNWPEWTQVYGMQLVVGTLMITLALLLGRRILRDE; encoded by the coding sequence ATGAACATCATGAGAAACCGGCCGCTGCGGAACCGCTCCAAGGAAGTACGCAAGGCCTCGATACACCGCAAGAATCTGCAGATCGCTACTTTTGAGGGGATACCATCCACAATATTTCAGGTGCTGCTGCAGGGGCAGTTCCTGACAGGCTTTCTGTTATATTTGGGGGCGAGCTCCAGTCAGATCGGATTCGTCCTGGCACTTACCACACTGGTGAACGTAGCGCAGATTGGCGTAGCCTTCCTGATCCAGAAGCTGCCAAGCCGCAAATGGGCTATGGTGACTTTTATCGGCCTGCACAGACTGCTCTGGGGATCCACCGGTCTTGTGCCGTTTATTTTTCCGCAAGAGTACTGGGTTACTGCTTTCATAGTAATGTATACCATAGCATTCATTGCTAATACGGCAGGCGGTGTGCTGTGGAGTTCTGTCATCAGCGACCTGGTTCCGGCACGGGTCAGAGGCCGGTATTTCGGCATCCGGAATACGTTTCTGAATGCACTGGGAAGCCTGGTAATGTATGGGGGCGGCATTATTCTGGACCGTTATCCGGGTGGACACGGGTTTCTAATTCTGTATATTGTCGTATGGATTTTCTCAATCTCGAATATTGTTGTTTTCTTCTTCTATCCGGATGTGCCGTTTGAGAAGTCAGAAGAAAAAGATTTTCTGCCGATGCTCAAAAAACCGCTTCACGATAAGCTGTTTATGAAGTCCACCCTGTTCCTGTCCGCATGGCTGCTGCTGCAGAATCTGACCGTGCCGCTGTATTCCTATGTGATGCTTCAGCTGCTTCATATCAATTATGAGAAGCTGTCACTGCTCAATGTATCGCAGACGATCTTCATGATGGGGAGCTTCTATGTATGGGGTAACCTGAACGCCAAATACAGCAACAAAAGGCTGCTGCTCTGGACCCTGCCGATCATCGCGCTCTCCTCCCTGATGTGGGGACTGCTATCCGTACTGCCGATGCTACCGGTTCTGTTTGCCGCGCATATTGTATTTGGCATGGGCGTAGGCGGCTTCAACCAGCTGGCCTTCAATTTCATTATCGGGGATACGCCGAAGAAGGAACGGCCGATGTATATGGCTATGTATGCGGCGCTCACCGGCCTCGCGGCATTTTTTGGTCCGCTGCTGGGCGGCCGGATCTACGAATGGATTAAGAACTGGCCCGAATGGACGCAGGTGTATGGAATGCAGCTTGTGGTAGGGACGCTGATGATCACGTTGGCGCTGCTGCTGGGCCGGCGTATTTTGCGGGATGAATAG